The window ACAACTAAAATCTTATCACTCATCAGATGATCATAAGCTTATGTTAAAGAGCTGGTTAAGTTTGATCGTAGTAAAAAGTTCATAAATACTGGGTGAACATTTAACTATCTCTAATACCCCATTACGTTCCTGGAAATCTTTGAAAAAATAGAGGATCTTGCCTATTGCAGAACTACACATACTCCTGCAAGCACTTAAATCAATTTCCAAGCGGTTTACATTTGATTTTAAGACCTCATTGAGTTTATCTTGCAGAAAAAATACATTCTCACTGGAAACAGCTCCCTCAATCTTCATTAATGCTTTACTATCGGCAAAATCTAAGGTTAAATCCATCTCTTACTCCTCTTTGTTGCTCGTCAAAATTGAGACAAGCTTAAATATTTTTTTTATTAACTCCGTCGACCCTGAGTTGACTTCGTCGAGCTCGGAAGCAGCCACGAAGCCAACGAATGAGTTGACTTCGTCGAGCTCGGAAGCAGCCACGAAGAAGTGTTTTCCTCGGTTCGATACAATCCGCCCAGCCGATCACTCAAGGTGGCAACCACAACGATTAAAAAAATGTTAGCACATGATCCCAAAAAACCGCTACATTATGGAAACAGATCACTAATATCCTCTGATATTTTTGATAATTCCGTTTTGAATAACAGTAGTTGTCTTTTCATACTTCAAAAACTCCATTGTATATATTGCCCTGCCCTGGGAAAGTGACCTTATCCGGGTCGAATAACCGAAAAGTTCACTCATCGGTACTTCTGCCACTATGTTCTGTTTGTTCTGATTGGAACGGATAACGATAACTTTCCCCCGCTTGGCATTAATATCTCCGATAATATCCCCGACAAATTCTTCCGGTGTCAAAACGTTAACCAACATTATCGGTTCCATAATCACTGGTCCGGCTTTCGGCAAGCCATTACTTACCGCTACCGAGGAAGCGATCAGAAAGTCAACGTCTTTGGAGACCAACTCATTGAATTCTCCACCAATCAGTTCAATATTGACCTTCTCGACAGGGCTACCGGTCAAAGGTCCATCTATGAGGGCACTTAAGCAACCCTCTTCTACCGCTTTCCAGAATTGGTCAGGGATGACATTCTCGCTAACCCGGTTAACAAATCTGTTCCTGGTATGCTCCTCTGTAGTTCCTTCCGGCAAGGGGGACATTCTTAACTTCACGACAGCAAAATGTCCTTTACCTTCTAAATCACGGATAAACTCACCGACCGTCTCGATCGTTTTAGTAATAGTTTCTTTGTAGGAGACTTGTGGATTACCCGAGTTCAAGTTTACATTCTGTTCCTTTCTCAAT is drawn from Candidatus Cloacimonadota bacterium and contains these coding sequences:
- a CDS encoding STAS domain-containing protein — protein: MDLTLDFADSKALMKIEGAVSSENVFFLQDKLNEVLKSNVNRLEIDLSACRSMCSSAIGKILYFFKDFQERNGVLEIVKCSPSIYELFTTIKLNQLFNISL